AAAGTAATGAAGCATTGAAAAGGGTAAGAAAAGACCTGAGGTCCACCGAGCTGATGAACCCTGATAGCTTTCACCATTTTTATGGGCTGTGCTGTGGCAGCTGCTTCAGTACGTAGTGCCTTGGCTATTACAGGATTAATCCTGGGAGTATAAGATAACGATGAGTGGTTGGTGGTGTTATTGTTGGTCAGGTTTTGCACTCAAAAGGTAGATGGGGAGACATTGGAAGACTGTGGTGGAATAAAGCGAAGCAAATGGAAGCGTTGATTGTAGAACCCAAGTTTTAAGAGGCCCATTCGGTTAACGTTTCCGAATTTGACTTGTTTAGCTTACATAATCACAATATCTGTCGTCTTCAAAGAGGCGTAGAGATAATTAGATGCCGGCTCTTTTAAGAAACTGACCCgaaattttttacttatttatgaaaatgacttgcaaaaattaaaattttaaggtgcCGCAGTCAATTGTTGACTTCATTTACGTCCTCACTCTACATAGCTGGCCTTATTTCGTCTATCTTGGCATTGCCGGTGACCGGAGCCTTTGGCCGCCAGCCCTCCATCTTTATAGGAGGAGCTACATTCCTGGCTGGTTCAGCACTTGGTGGTGCGGCTGTTAACGTCTACATGTTGATACTCGGTCGTGTCTTGCTAGGCGTTGGGGTTGGGGTTGGATTTGCGAACCAGGAATGCACAATAGTTATATTTGCTgtttaattatggttttagtccctccattatgcttaaattttgtgatttaatttggcATAATTTTGAGGATGAAACTAGAAATTTTGTATTAGGAGGTTGAGATAAAATTATAAGCTTTTGGAGAGGTCAAGAATATAGGGGATTAATGGGAATTTCCTAAAAAATATCagtctaattaaaatattaaagtactttttttttgaaaaatttaaaggttttaaatgaaattttcaaacattttaaaaGACTCAATGACAATTTTCCAAATCTTTTACAAGGCCAAGACCTCCTTTGACTCGTTCAACCCCTGAGGCTTATAATACAATTTCTTAATTTAAAGCAAGGAGGCCAAAGCATCTTCCCTTTTGGATCCCTCTCTTCATATTTCGGTCCTCTACTTTTATGGTATTATTAGTTTGTCTAAATTGACAATAGGATTAGTTGTTTTCATTAAAGTGAAAATTACAtctatttttttggttttatcatgaaaaattcattaaatatttttaactaaCAATAAATTTATGTCTATCAAATGCTTAAGATTGTTCAAAAAATTCGTGTACACCTAAGTCAAATTAGAGTAGAgagattaaatctcaacttttaaCATTATAGAGGGACCAAAACCATAATTAGACCTTCTCTTTGAATTTGCATAtatttagggacctaattgtgttTTTGCTTTGTTGCATTTGGTTTACAGCCGGTCCCATTATATGTCTCTGAAATGGCACTTCCCAGACATGGAGGAGCAATGAACATTGGCTTCCAATGAGGTGTTTGTCTCGATGTTCTTTCGGCTAACATTATAAACTTCGGCACCTAAAAGATCAAAGGTGGATGGAGTTGGCGAATCTCCCTCACACTTGCCGCATTACCGGCCTCAATCCTAACAATTGGAACAATCTTCCTCCTCGAAACACCCAACAACTTAATCCAAAACAACAATAATCCTGAGAAGGCCAAAATCGTGTTGCAATGTATACGTGACACCATCAATGCCCAAGAAGAACTAGATGATCTCATCAAAGCAAGCTCGATTTCGTAAATCATCAACCACACATTTCAGAAaattatagatagaaaatataGGTCTCAATTGGCAATGGCAATAGCTATACCATTTTCCAACAAGTAATATTAGGCATAAATGTCATCACATTTTATACACCAATTTTATTTAGGATCATTGGCCAAGGTGAAAGTGCTTCACTCATGCCCGCAGCTGTGGCTGGCCTTGTTGGTACCATCGCAACATTCATATAAGCAATCGTGGTCGAAAAACTCGGTCGAAAGGCCTTGTTTATAATAGGAGGAATTCAAATGTTTGCGACACAAATAACAATTGGagtaattatgattattttgttagGGATCATGGCGGATTAAGCAAAGGGTATGCTTATTTAGTTTTCGCTTTAATTTGTGTACTTTTAAGATGGTTAGTTCCTAGTAAAAATTTCCCACTTGAGATTATATAAGCAGGACAAAGCATTGCAGTGGCAATTGGATTTCTCTTTACATTCATCATTGCACAAGCTTTTCTAGCTATGCTTTGCCGTTTTGAGTCCAAGATTCTTCTTTTTCGGAGGATGGGTTGTGGGCGTGGCAATGACCGCATTCGTGTACTTTTTGTTTCCGGAGACAACAAATGTGTTGATTGAACAAATGGAAGAAGAATGGAGGGATCATTGGTTTTGGAAAACAATTGTTGGAGAGGCGGATGATGAGAAGAAGGCTTACACACAACAAGGGacataatgcaaaaaaaaaaaaaaaaagcaaaaaaaaaaaaggaagtttgCATGACTTTATATACAATGCATGATGAAATTCGATAAAAGGGTTGAAAAAAACTATGTGAAGagctttttcttaaaaaaaatatagcatacaaaataaatgtttttcttAATGCTATTATTTTCTTTTGGTCTAATTTTGTTTTTAGTCCCCCTCATAAAATGACATGATTGGATTCCTTTTAGTAGCCTAAAAGATGAGATCCcttctcaaaaaaaattaaaataatttaatccttgttaattttgaaagtgagcaaaAAATGACAATTAATCAAgacattaatattttgattggtataataataaatttagccctcaaagtTTACATTTTTTgccaatttggtcctaatttaacaaatttgtTCCATAACATTTGTGTAATTGTGTAAACATTTAGGttgaatttgttgaatttatAAGAATTAAGGCCATAttgaaaaaatatgtaaatattgaagtCTAAATTTATTACCATACCAACCAAAATTATTTACAATCGACGAAAGACATTAACGTAATGCTTAATTGTCCTAATTGCTCACTTTTGAAATTAACAAAGAATAAATTGTACAATTTTTTCGAGAAAGACCAATTTACTCAAATTTGAAGTTGAGAAGAATTGGAGAGTTTCATTACTGTAATTTTATTACTAGTTGACAACAGTTCACTGTGTAGTTCATATTGTGCGATggaataacaataaaaaaaaatcataccatCATTTTAGCGATAACAACTAATGGTATTTTCAATTTGGATctacaaataatattttaaaaataaaaataaataaatttatgtcAAGTTAGAATAATTAAACTTCAAATTTCTATGTCGACCAAACCCGTGATACAGTGAAGTCCTAACGTCACAATTAATCCTTTTCATTTTCAACTATAGTTTGTAGTGAAGTAACACTAAATTTCTTAAAACTAATGTGTAAAATGAAAAACCTTGGGGAAGTGGtccataatttcattaaatttgtcACTATATAAGCCACAAATTAACAAGGGAAAATGAGGGCAAAAATGCACTATTCTACTTTATGTGCATCTTAATCTTAAGCATCAAAATAATTCAATGTTAGTCCATGTCATTTGATCATCTTTATCATAGTATATATACTCCATCATatctttattgttttattttaaaaaattaaaacttcaaatcttatttttatggaaattctaaaatctgaatcCAAACCATTTATACTTCAGATATAGGTTAatttctaaataagaaaattataatgaaattataaaaacgACTAAAAAATCAAGTTTAACTATACTAACAAAAAATTATGCGGTAAAAGTATTTTGAAGGCTCATATATTAGGAGGTGGATTGCAGTTTACCTTAATTACttgaaaatggataaattaatccATATATATTaggtcaaaaaaataaattagtcattgtatTAAAAATTTGCCCATTCTATTGCTAAGCGATGAACGTGTTATTGTCTAATTGCTTGAATTAATTCCACCATGTAAAAAGTTGCATCCACTCtgtcaaaaatttcatccattttttctattaaaaatttcttcTATTTTGCTTGAATTAGTTCCTCCACATCAGCATGAGAAACACATGATGCCCCACATGCCATTTTTTAATTGTTTCATCAACCATGTCAACACCTAACAgtagaaataaattttataacagaaaataatttactctttaatttaacagggattaatttacctttttttcagTAAAAAGATCAAAATGCAATCCATGAACTAGCATAAAACCTTCATGGTAACAACCACCTATCTCCACCGAGACAAAGCCTACTACCCTTCCGACCAGTGAACAGGCCTTACTTCTGGATTTGTGAACATAGTAAGCAACCCAGTCTCCTTAGCATTCAAGTCCAATAAATTAATTTCCATTGAGGTGCACAAAATTTTGGATATTATTTTTGTACCACTGATTTTCTTTTAATCCTATTTTAACTTCATCATTGCATAAAtcattgtgtatatatatgcatgcttAACTAATAgcaataatttattcaattctgGCTTCAAGCCTTCAACATGCActtccatatatatatagatcaagttcTTACATAATCCCACAcgttatagttttttttatttttatttttctcatgcaattggtgtTCAAAGTCAACCGAGATGCTTTCATGGAATCAGCACAACTGATCCAGTTGTTCGGCGATTCTCGAGATCTGCATGTGCCTGCGCTGCTTCTGACAAGGGGTACTTGTGATTCACCCGAACCCGCAATACGCCTGATGCAACATTAGCAAACACTTCCCCTGCAGTTTCCAGCAGCTCATCCCGAGTTGACGTGTATTGCATCATGGAAGGCCTAGTCAAGAACAATGATTTGGGTGCAAGTGCAGACAACGGAACCGGATCTGGTGTACCGGATGACTGCCCAAAGTTCACCATATAGCCACGGGGCTTTAAACATGCCAACGAGCCCtaacaaaatataaaacttttagTAGAATGCTACAAAGTTCAGTGAAGTTATATAATTTTTCACCGTGGATATTGTAAACCTTTAATGGCTTAACATAAGAATAGATTCAACCTAAAAGTAAGAACGAGCAAAGTAGACGATAAAGCATCAGTATCAGAACCGTGATTACCTCAAAGGTATCTTTCCCTACAGAATCGTAGACAACTTCCACCCCCTTGCCACATGTTATCTCATTGACACGGGAAACAAAATCCTCTTCCTTATAAATTATTGCATGGTGACATCCGTCTTCCTTTGCTTGAGCCGCCTTCTCTTTGGTCGAGACAGTTCCAATGACAGTGGCACCAAGTGCATTTGCCCATTGGCATAATAAAGATCCAACCCCACCAGCTGCAGCATGAACAAGAACTGTGTGTCCGGATTCGACCTATATTACATGATATTGTGTTAAAACTTTTTGTTAATACAATTATGActctttttcaacatttaaataagattaattgacAGGAGTAAATGTCAGGATAAAGAGAAAATAACCAAGCACCAAACCTATAGTATGATTAAAGTTATGAACAACTTGTATCCATGCAATCTACCTTGAAGCAACGACGTACTAGAAACTGGGCAGTCATACCCTTCAGCATGATGGATGCAGCAGTAATAGGGTCAACCGAAGGAGGAACTGGCACAACTTTGTCAGCTGGAAGAATCTGCTCCTCGGCATATGAACCCATAGGATTACCAGCATAAGCTACAATATCTCCAACTTTCCTGCCAGTCAGTCCAGGTCCCACGGCAGTCACCTCTCCAACAGCTTCCATACCTGTAATTAAAGAATGGAAACAAATGATTTCTGTGATAATCATTACTGGAGAAAACTCATGCTAACATAGTGAACACATCCTTTTCCCAATCCATGGGGTTGGCTACTACATGATGAgatggaagaaaaagaaaatctagAAAATAAATTCAGTGTTCCATTTACTTCAGGACATGCAAGGAAACAGAGTACTTACTGAAAAAGACCTTGAGAGAATTACTTCATTCAGATTCTAATGCAAGTTTAATATAGACTGCATCGGACATCTAAAGTTCCATTGGTTAAAATAGTCATAACACCTTCCTGATCCGTAAAAGAGTCCAGGTTTAAAGATTGAATATATTTGATTGTGCTGATCATTATCTTAAAGACCTAAAATACGGTTAGTATGGTTAAGTAAGCCaagtaaattaaattatgaaatggaaATAAGTATCAACAATCAACCATAAAGAGTAATTTATAAACTTTTATGCTACTCTTTTCATCTCTTGCTAAATGTAAACTCAACTATTTTTTCCGGAACTTCGGTGCAATCACATTAATTTGTTCAAAGAAAGTACCACTAAAATTCAAGTGACAAGAGTCCAAGGCCTAGCATTTAGACAATACTCAATGAGAAGGGACTAGAAAGACTTGCTGTATATCAACTAATCTGCAAAACATGTATCATATCAGCCTGGAATGTTCCGCATTTCTCATAATGTAAAAATTTGTTCTACTTTTAAACTTTCAAACAAATCGAACCAACCTGGAGTGAAGGGCATGGTAGTAGCCTTATAAACTCCTTTCCGAAAATAGATATCGATGAAATTCACTCCAATAGCTATATTTTTAATACGTATCTCACCCTCTTTGGGTTCCCCAAGTTCCACATCCTCCCATTTAAGGACCTATATAGCCAATGCAAAGAAATCAATTCAAGCAAACCACAGCCCGTAAACATTCCAATCTAAGCTCCGTTTTAAAATTCGCAGGATGTAAACGACATTCATAACAAGAGTATGATCCTTCTTTATCAAAAAATTAACCATTCATAACAAGAGTATGATCCTTCTTTATCAAAAAATTAACTTTCTAAAAAACCCAGaattaattcaatcaaaattaaataaaaaaaaggccaAAACAACAAAACCCAGAATAATTGAATCAAAGTTGAATAAAAAAGAAGGGCAAAACTGCAAGCAGCAAAGCATGAAAACAACAAGAACACATCTTTTTAATTTCCCAAAAGAACTATTCAATCAAACTCATAAAAATTGTAATAGCAAAGTGATGAAGCATTGGAAAGGGTAAGAAAAGACCTGAGATCCACCAAATTGATGAACCCTGATAGCTTTCACCATTTTTATGGGCTGTACTGTGGCAGATGCTTCAGTACGCAGTGCCTTGGCTATTACAGGATTAATCCTGGGAGTATAATAAGATAACGATGAGTGGTTGGTGGTGTTATTGTTGGTCAGATTTTGCACCCAAAAGGTAGATGGGGAGACATTGGAAGACTGTGGTGGAATAAAGCGAAGCAAATGGAAGCGTTGATTGTAGAACCCAAGTTTTAAGAGGCTCATTCAGTTTACGTTTCCGGATTTGACTTGTTTAGCTTACATAATCTTAAATATCTATCGTCTTCAAAGCGGCGTAGAGATAATCAGATGCCCCATGTCTCCCCGTagagataatatatttttcgTGTATGCATGTTTACCTGAATCTTCCCACATTTTGAGCATGGATAGGTGCGACCCtaaatgacacaaaaattattaaaacttaaattattaaattgaaatcgATTGGATGATAAatctaaattcacatttaatattcttaaaggTATTGTAAAAGTTagaatacattttatttttttatttaaaaaattagataaattaatcattttatttaaaaaaaataaattgatcattttattaaaaattttatctaattttatcTTTGAAAATTAGTTATTCTATCATCAAtatcagtttttaacagtaaaaataaataaattttttaataaaaatgactaatttactctttaatatattatatatagattgatattcttattttttgaatatataaataaaatatcatttaactCTTAATACAACAACTTCTATATTACAGTAGTTAGGCAAAGCGAATTTAAATTTACATTTGTTTATTTAATCAGTGGTCtgtttatttaattagtttaggCAGGACGAATTTTGGctactttaaaattaaaaaaattatgacatAAATTGTTAATAAATgtttaaactaaaaattaatttataataaaaatgcaatttgccttgaaatgaagagaattatgtttgatattttcaatctttatattttattattcaatttcggCCATTAAATGAATTTTTGAATTCCTCATTGATATGGATACAGATGGAAGCTGTCTTCTCCATGGTTAAGATAATGTGaatattcaaagaaaatttgGCAAGATGTTGTTAAGCTCTCCCAAATTAGAAGAAGAGTTGGGTGCTGAATCACCATTATTTTGAAGCTTGCGTGGAGTGCCTATATCCACTTGTTTTGGTGAATCTCATAAACCAGAAGCTTACATTTTAAAGAAGATTAAAGAGTCAAAGAAGACGGTACAGTCCGGTCTTAATTATTAGCTCTATAACACAATATTCAAACAAAGTCTGCTCCATTATCTAAAATCTCAAATCTCTCTCTCTTGGTGGAATTGAGCCATGGCAGTTGGGTTAGCTATAGCAAGTGAAGGTGGCCAATACAATGGCAGGCTAACTTTGCTTGTACTTCTTTCATGTATGATGGCTGCCACAGGAGGAATCATCTTTGGTTATGATCTTGGAATTTCAGGTTCTTTTCTACTTTTATCTATTTAACATCAATATGCaagattttcttttatatttcatcTAGACTCGAGTGGGTTAGATTGATTTTCAGTCGAATCAATCTGAATCATTTTGAATTCGTGCACTTATTCTCTACTCTTGTATATAGTCTCTATTGTCTTAGTATGGGAAAAAATTGCATCCTTTTGAAGTTGATGTAATGGCCTACATAGGCATTGAAACATTGTCAATAAGTTTTATAACCTTATTGGCATTTGCTTCGGTTCAAATAGAATGATTGGAACAACTTCATTATTGGCTGAAACTTTTTGTTAAAGCAGTGACTATTTTATGAATTTAAGGCTAATGAAACttagttttgaaaaataaatcgtCTAATTAAGTTTTAGTCCCTCTGCTGtgttgaaattttggtttttttaactttataatttaatttcatcttcTACTTTTATAATAATACGAGTATGGTGCTCAACCCACTCTTTGCGTTGGGTTAATTATTTGATTGGGAAAAATTATAGGGTAAAAAATTTGGAAGTTGAAATATACTCCAAGACTATACGCACTTCGTATAATTGAAATTTagctcttttatttttaagaatttaatttttttttcttttcagatttaaaaatttaggttcaaTTTTTACCATCATTAAAAAATTCTTCTAACTTCATTGGTgttacattttgaaattaaa
The Gossypium hirsutum isolate 1008001.06 chromosome A07, Gossypium_hirsutum_v2.1, whole genome shotgun sequence genome window above contains:
- the LOC107913183 gene encoding quinone oxidoreductase, producing MSLLKLGFYNQRFHLLRFIPPQSSNVSPSTFWVQNLTNNNTTNHSSLSYYTPRINPVIAKALRTEASATVQPIKMVKAIRVHQFGGSQVLKWEDVELGEPKEGEIRIKNIAIGVNFIDIYFRKGVYKATTMPFTPGMEAVGEVTAVGPGLTGRKVGDIVAYAGNPMGSYAEEQILPADKVVPVPPSVDPITAASIMLKGMTAQFLVRRCFKVESGHTVLVHAAAGGVGSLLCQWANALGATVIGTVSTKEKAAQAKEDGCHHAIIYKEEDFVSRVNEITCGKGVEVVYDSVGKDTFEGSLACLKPRGYMVNFGQSSGTPDPVPLSALAPKSLFLTRPSMMQYTSTRDELLETAGEVFANVASGVLRVRVNHKYPLSEAAQAHADLENRRTTGSVVLIP